The genomic interval GATGCCGAGGTCCGCGTAGGTGTAGCCGAGATAATTGAGCGCACTGGCGTTTTCAGGATCCAGTTCGATTACCCGTTTCATTTCCCGAATGGAATCCTCTTTGCGCTGCCATTTGTCGTACACCACCCCGAGGCGAAACCGCATGCGGACGCTGTCGGGGTCTTTGGCAAGCCCCTGGCGCAGGATCGCTTCCGCCTTGTCGTACGCTTCCTTCTCTTCGTACAGGGAGCCGAGATACAGCAGGTATTCGATGTTTTCCGGGTGCTGCCGCGTGATCGGCTCCAAGAATCCGATGGCCTGGTCTATTCGGCCCTCTTCCTGGTAGATGGCGGTGATGTGAACCACGGCGTTTTCATAAAACCGGGAGTCCTCTTTCACGTTTGCCAGGTGGCGGAGGGCCTGATCCGCCTTTCCCTGACCGTCATAGGCCACACCGGCCAGATAGCTGAGGTCACTGCTTCCCTCAGCGCCCTTCAGCATTCCCTCCAAAATCACCACGGCGTCGTCATATTTTTTAGGATCCAGGTACCCGCGAACAACTTCTCTCAGAATTTCAGGTGACCGGAGGCTTTTCTCCCCCAAAAGGCTTAGAATCCGTTCGCTTTCCTGCGAGTCACCGTCGGCATGATAAAACAACGCCATCTCCATGGCGGCTTCGACGTTGTCCGGATTTTGGGCCACTATTTCCCGATACATCCGGAGCACTTTCTGCCGGTCCCCATGTTGCTGATATATTTTCAGCAATTCCATGCGGGCTTCCTCGAGTTTCGGTTCCAGCGCCAGGGCTTTTTCGAATTGCGTCTCGGCTTCCGGCAGGTTGCC from Deltaproteobacteria bacterium carries:
- a CDS encoding tetratricopeptide repeat protein, which gives rise to MNLEQAVALDPETPFLRVELSRLYLRQKKDQKALSLLEGVLKEHPENVPALILKGDIHQELAQHEKAADAYEKTLAIDPQEERVYLMLGGIYMDAGDYAAARRVYSKLMEYFPRSYAGRFFLGKINVLEGNLPEAETQFEKALALEPKLEEARMELLKIYQQHGDRQKVLRMYREIVAQNPDNVEAAMEMALFYHADGDSQESERILSLLGEKSLRSPEILREVVRGYLDPKKYDDAVVILEGMLKGAEGSSDLSYLAGVAYDGQGKADQALRHLANVKEDSRFYENAVVHITAIYQEEGRIDQAIGFLEPITRQHPENIEYLLYLGSLYEEKEAYDKAEAILRQGLAKDPDSVRMRFRLGVVYDKWQRKEDSIREMKRVIELDPENASALNYLGYTYADLGIHLEEAERLIKEALKQKPEDGYITDSLGWVYFKMGRFEDALTYLQRAVELTQDDPIILEHVGDAYRQMGDTDNALKYYRLSIDKGNSERENVEKKIETLLKDSGR